From Planctomycetia bacterium, a single genomic window includes:
- a CDS encoding phosphate-binding protein, giving the protein MRMPDWKRLTTAAGILVLVARTGLALDTELDPALRLYKKVTGEVAGSMKFVGSDSMNNLVALWAEGFKKHYPAVREAIEGKGSTTVPPALIEGTASFGAMSRDWQPQEIDDFKKKHGFAPTTLPVAIDMLAVFVHRDNPLKSLSLEEVDAIFSKNRKGGAKNDILTWGDLGLGGEWKDKPIVLYGRNSASGTYLYFKENALFKGDFKDTVKQQAGSSAVVQAVGGDKFGIGYSGIGYGTADVRALPLAAKKGEPAVAPEPKAAYEGEYPLARFLWLSLGHKPGDQLDPLRREFLRYVLSADGQVDVLKDGYLPVTGQVATEALTKVGIAAP; this is encoded by the coding sequence ATGCGGATGCCGGACTGGAAGCGACTCACCACGGCAGCTGGAATTCTCGTTCTGGTCGCCCGCACGGGGCTGGCCCTCGACACGGAACTCGACCCCGCCCTCAGGCTATATAAGAAGGTCACCGGCGAGGTGGCCGGATCGATGAAGTTCGTCGGCTCCGATTCGATGAACAACCTCGTCGCCCTCTGGGCGGAGGGGTTCAAGAAGCACTATCCCGCGGTCCGCGAGGCGATCGAGGGCAAGGGGTCGACCACCGTCCCGCCGGCGCTCATCGAGGGCACGGCCTCGTTCGGGGCGATGAGCCGCGACTGGCAGCCGCAGGAGATCGACGACTTCAAGAAGAAGCACGGTTTCGCCCCCACGACGCTTCCCGTGGCGATCGACATGCTCGCCGTGTTCGTGCACCGCGACAACCCGCTCAAGAGCCTGTCGCTCGAGGAGGTCGACGCAATCTTCTCCAAGAACCGCAAGGGCGGGGCCAAGAATGACATCCTCACCTGGGGCGACCTCGGCCTCGGGGGAGAGTGGAAGGACAAGCCGATCGTCCTCTACGGCCGCAACTCGGCCAGCGGCACCTACCTGTATTTCAAGGAGAACGCGCTGTTTAAAGGTGACTTCAAGGACACCGTCAAGCAGCAGGCTGGCAGCTCGGCCGTCGTCCAGGCGGTCGGTGGCGACAAGTTCGGCATCGGCTACAGCGGCATCGGCTACGGCACCGCCGACGTCCGCGCCCTGCCGCTGGCGGCGAAGAAGGGTGAGCCTGCCGTGGCTCCAGAGCCGAAGGCGGCTTACGAGGGCGAGTATCCCCTCGCCCGGTTTCTCTGGCTCAGCCTCGGCCACAAGCCCGGCGATCAGCTCGATCCGCTGCGGCGCGAGTTTCTCCGCTACGTGCTCAGCGCCGACGGCCAGGTCGACGTGCTGAAGGACGGCTACCTGCCGGTCACCGGTCAGGTGGCGACCGAGGCGCTCACCAAGGTCGGCATCGCCGCCCCCTGA
- a CDS encoding phosphate-binding protein: MRMQNWKRIATAAGTLVLAAILVLVGRTGLALDTELDPALKAYKKSAGEVAGSLKFVGSDSMNNVVALWCEGFKKHYPAVREAIEGKGSSTAPPALIEGTASFGPMSRDWKPQEIDDFKKKHGFAPTTLPAAIDMLAVFVHRDNPLKSLSLEEVDAIFSKNRKGGAKNDILTWGDLGLGGEWKDKPIVLYGRNSASGTYLYFKENALFKGDFKDTVKQQAGSSAVVQAVGGDKFGIGYSGIGYGTADVRALPLAAKKGEPAVAPEPKAAYEGEYPLARFLWLSLGHKPGDQLDPLRREFLRYVLSADGQVDVLKDGYLPVTGQVATEALTKVGIAAP, encoded by the coding sequence ATGCGGATGCAGAACTGGAAGCGAATCGCCACGGCTGCGGGAACGCTCGTTCTTGCGGCAATCCTCGTTCTGGTCGGCCGCACGGGGCTGGCCCTCGACACCGAACTCGACCCCGCCCTCAAGGCTTACAAGAAGTCGGCCGGCGAGGTGGCCGGATCGCTCAAGTTCGTCGGCTCCGACTCGATGAACAATGTCGTCGCACTGTGGTGCGAGGGGTTCAAGAAGCATTACCCGGCGGTCCGCGAGGCGATCGAAGGGAAGGGGTCATCGACGGCCCCGCCGGCGCTCATCGAGGGGACGGCCTCGTTCGGTCCGATGAGCCGCGACTGGAAGCCGCAGGAGATCGACGACTTCAAGAAGAAGCACGGTTTCGCCCCCACGACGCTCCCCGCGGCGATCGACATGCTGGCCGTGTTCGTGCACCGTGACAACCCGCTCAAGAGCCTGTCGCTTGAGGAGGTCGATGCGATCTTCTCGAAGAACCGCAAGGGCGGGGCCAAGAATGACATCCTCACCTGGGGCGACCTCGGCCTCGGGGGAGAGTGGAAGGACAAGCCGATCGTCCTCTACGGCCGCAACTCGGCCAGCGGCACCTACCTGTATTTCAAGGAGAACGCGCTGTTTAAAGGTGACTTCAAGGACACCGTCAAGCAGCAGGCTGGCAGCTCGGCCGTCGTCCAGGCGGTCGGTGGCGACAAGTTCGGCATCGGCTACAGCGGCATCGGCTACGGCACCGCCGACGTCCGCGCCCTGCCGCTGGCGGCGAAGAAGGGTGAGCCTGCCGTGGCTCCAGAGCCGAAGGCGGCTTACGAGGGCGAGTATCCCCTCGCCCGGTTTCTCTGGCTCAGCCTCGGCCACAAGCCCGGCGATCAGCTCGATCCGCTGCGGCGCGAGTTTCTCCGCTACGTGCTCAGCGCCGACGGCCAGGTCGACGTGCTGAAGGACGGCTACCTGCCGGTCACCGGTCAGGTGGCGACCGAGGCGCTCACCAAGGTCGGCATCGCCGCCCCCTGA
- the pstA gene encoding phosphate transport system permease protein PstA, whose protein sequence is MNSERGRVRQRRVRSAHAGLAAHGESWVWLTAGSLATALVMIVGLLGFIVVRGAATFWPAPLELVELADGRRLLGEVTDRERVEEPGENGPVAVPRRLLRTANQDIDGVSAAWIDDRTIGTASRPEFASVVERLETGRFQGFPTRLWHGTDLVADGPQAAWEAFEREHPAIRRRFLQARAIDKHDRGVLQRQLRAARLAVVQAGLDAPADAPRRERAAAAERDVIARVSAASVALDAETARLRGENAGWELECETASGASKRIPLATIVRGWQPNRLSLSGKLAVYLARWGEFLGDDPREANSAGGVFPAIWGTVAMTLIMALFVAPFGVLAALYLREYAGRGPITTAVRVAINNLAGVPSIVYGAFGLGFFCYGIGARIDDLFFKASLVADGQPTFGTGGLLWASLTLALLTLPVVIVATEEALAAVPNSMREGSYACGAGKWQTIRRIVLPRALPGIMTGLILAMARGAGEVAPLMLVGVKKVALDLPIDGTFPYVHPEREFMHLAYLIYDVGFQSQDSQAARPMVFTISFLLVAIIALLNVTAIWIRSRLRRRYVAQQF, encoded by the coding sequence TTGAACTCTGAACGCGGCCGCGTGCGTCAGCGGCGGGTGCGGTCCGCCCATGCCGGGCTGGCGGCCCACGGCGAGTCCTGGGTCTGGCTGACCGCCGGGTCGCTCGCGACGGCGCTCGTGATGATCGTCGGGCTGCTCGGCTTCATCGTCGTCCGCGGGGCGGCGACGTTCTGGCCCGCCCCGCTGGAGCTGGTCGAACTCGCGGACGGCCGCAGACTGCTCGGCGAGGTCACGGACCGCGAACGGGTCGAGGAGCCCGGCGAGAACGGTCCGGTCGCCGTGCCGCGTCGGCTCTTGCGCACGGCGAACCAGGACATCGACGGCGTTAGTGCCGCATGGATCGACGACCGCACGATCGGAACCGCGTCCCGGCCAGAGTTCGCCAGCGTCGTCGAGCGGCTGGAGACCGGCCGGTTCCAGGGCTTTCCCACGCGGCTCTGGCACGGCACGGACCTGGTCGCCGACGGACCGCAGGCGGCCTGGGAGGCGTTCGAACGCGAGCATCCGGCGATCCGGCGCCGCTTCCTCCAGGCCCGCGCCATCGACAAGCACGACCGCGGTGTGCTGCAGCGCCAGTTGCGAGCGGCCCGGCTCGCCGTGGTGCAGGCCGGCCTCGACGCCCCCGCCGATGCCCCCCGCCGCGAGCGGGCCGCCGCGGCGGAACGCGACGTGATCGCCCGCGTCTCGGCCGCCTCGGTGGCCCTCGACGCCGAGACCGCGCGGCTGCGCGGCGAGAATGCGGGCTGGGAGCTGGAATGCGAGACGGCGTCCGGCGCGTCGAAGCGGATCCCGCTGGCCACGATCGTCCGCGGCTGGCAGCCCAACCGGCTCTCACTGTCCGGCAAACTTGCCGTCTACCTGGCCCGCTGGGGGGAGTTTCTCGGCGACGACCCCCGTGAGGCCAACAGCGCCGGCGGAGTCTTCCCGGCGATCTGGGGGACGGTGGCGATGACGCTGATCATGGCCCTGTTCGTCGCCCCGTTCGGCGTCCTCGCGGCCCTCTATCTGCGGGAATACGCCGGCCGCGGCCCGATTACCACGGCCGTCCGCGTGGCGATCAACAACCTCGCCGGCGTGCCGAGCATCGTTTACGGCGCCTTCGGCCTCGGCTTCTTCTGCTACGGAATCGGCGCCCGGATCGACGACCTGTTCTTCAAGGCCAGCCTCGTCGCCGACGGCCAGCCGACGTTCGGCACCGGCGGGCTGCTCTGGGCGTCGCTGACGCTGGCGCTCCTCACGCTGCCGGTCGTGATCGTGGCCACGGAGGAGGCGCTGGCCGCCGTCCCCAACTCGATGCGCGAGGGTTCGTATGCCTGCGGGGCCGGCAAGTGGCAGACGATCCGGCGGATCGTGCTTCCCCGCGCCCTGCCGGGCATCATGACGGGGCTGATCCTGGCGATGGCCCGCGGCGCCGGCGAGGTGGCGCCGCTGATGCTCGTGGGGGTGAAGAAGGTCGCCCTCGACCTGCCGATCGACGGCACGTTTCCCTACGTCCACCCGGAGCGGGAGTTCATGCACCTCGCCTACCTGATCTACGACGTCGGCTTCCAGAGCCAGGACAGCCAGGCCGCCCGGCCAATGGTGTTCACGATCTCGTTCCTGCTGGTGGCGATCATCGCCCTACTGAACGTGACCGCCATCTGGATTCGCTCCCGGCTGCGGCGCCGCTACGTCGCGCAGCAGTTTTGA
- the pstB gene encoding phosphate import ATP-binding protein PstB — translation MQTQTDVAKQATAPRSDPAPGDRLQAVAAGRDVPAEVHAALAAEVPVLEIDRFNLWYGAKQALHRIMMPVPLNKVTALVGPSGCGKSTLLRSVNRLNDLVQSVRITGDMRLNGDSIYDPRMDVIELRKRMGMVFQKPNPFPMSIYENVVYSLRIDGENSRGVLDEVCETSLRGAALWDEVKDRLHDSALGLSGGQQQRLCIARAIAAEPEVLLLDEPCSALDPIATGKVEDLIQELRGRYSVLIVTHNMQQASRTSDYTAFMYLGRLIEYGATTDIFTKPILRETEAYVTGRFG, via the coding sequence ATGCAGACGCAGACCGATGTCGCCAAGCAAGCCACCGCCCCGCGGTCCGACCCGGCCCCGGGCGACCGCCTTCAGGCGGTGGCCGCCGGCCGCGACGTGCCAGCTGAGGTGCACGCCGCGCTTGCCGCCGAGGTGCCGGTGCTGGAGATCGACCGCTTCAACCTCTGGTATGGGGCCAAGCAGGCGCTCCACAGGATCATGATGCCGGTGCCGCTCAACAAGGTGACGGCCCTCGTCGGCCCAAGCGGCTGCGGCAAATCCACGCTCCTGCGCAGCGTCAACCGCCTCAACGACCTCGTGCAGAGCGTGCGGATCACCGGCGACATGCGGCTCAACGGCGACTCGATCTACGACCCGCGGATGGACGTCATCGAGCTGCGCAAGCGGATGGGGATGGTGTTCCAGAAGCCGAACCCGTTCCCGATGAGCATCTACGAGAACGTCGTCTACTCGCTGCGGATCGACGGCGAGAACAGCCGCGGCGTGCTCGACGAGGTCTGCGAGACGAGCCTCCGGGGCGCCGCCCTCTGGGACGAGGTCAAGGACCGGCTCCACGACAGCGCCCTCGGCCTGTCCGGCGGCCAGCAGCAGCGGCTCTGCATCGCCCGGGCGATCGCCGCCGAGCCCGAGGTGCTCCTCCTCGACGAGCCCTGTTCGGCCCTCGACCCGATCGCCACCGGCAAGGTCGAGGACCTGATCCAGGAACTCCGCGGCCGCTACTCGGTGCTCATCGTGACCCACAACATGCAGCAGGCTAGCCGGACCAGCGACTACACGGCGTTCATGTACCTCGGCCGGCTCATCGAGTACGGGGCCACCACCGACATCTTCACCAAGCCGATCCTGCGCGAGACCGAGGCCTACGTGACCGGCCGCTTCGGCTGA
- the phoU gene encoding phosphate transport system regulatory protein PhoU: MTKHIERQIEGLKERILRVGTLVEEAISKSITALINHDSSLAQRVIMNDEEIDRMEVEVEEECMKILALYQPVAADLRFVVAVLKINNDLERMGDLARNIAKRVTQLSAGRPYDLPREIRTMAMQAQEMVKQCLDAVVNGDPALARQVRAEDDIVDDARLEVRRQVMRSIKDDPESLESLLWINSVSKHIERIADMATNIAEDVIYMVEGEIVRHRAEE; encoded by the coding sequence ATGACCAAGCACATTGAGCGGCAGATCGAGGGTCTCAAGGAGCGGATTCTCCGCGTCGGCACGCTCGTCGAGGAGGCGATCTCCAAGTCGATCACCGCCCTCATCAACCATGATTCGTCTCTCGCCCAGCGGGTCATCATGAACGACGAGGAGATCGACCGCATGGAGGTCGAGGTGGAGGAGGAGTGCATGAAGATCCTCGCCCTCTACCAGCCGGTGGCGGCCGACCTGCGGTTCGTGGTCGCGGTGCTCAAGATCAACAACGACCTGGAGCGGATGGGGGATCTGGCCCGCAACATCGCCAAGCGGGTGACGCAGCTATCGGCCGGCCGGCCCTACGATCTGCCGCGCGAGATCCGCACGATGGCGATGCAGGCCCAGGAGATGGTGAAGCAGTGTCTTGACGCCGTGGTCAACGGCGATCCGGCGCTGGCCCGGCAGGTCCGTGCCGAGGATGACATCGTGGACGACGCCCGGCTGGAGGTGCGTCGCCAGGTGATGCGGTCGATCAAGGACGATCCTGAATCGCTGGAGAGTCTGCTCTGGATCAACTCCGTCTCCAAGCACATCGAGCGGATCGCCGACATGGCGACGAACATCGCCGAGGACGTGATTTACATGGTGGAGGGGGAGATCGTCCGCCACCGCGCCGAGGAGTAG
- a CDS encoding phosphatase, producing the protein MPQHHARIRAVVFDLDGLLVNTEELYQHVGSELLRRRGRTFGPDLLDAMMGRPQQVSLRIMIDWHGLADTIETLAAETREIFAGLLDTRLETMPGAVPLLDDLSARGLPHAVATSSGPDFAADVLGRVGIRDRFAFVLTSADVVRGKPDPEIYRTAASRLDVAPDAMLVLEDSEAGCRAAVAAGAVVVAVPGGHSRRHDFSGAAFVAASLADPRVGALLEC; encoded by the coding sequence ATGCCACAGCACCACGCCCGGATCCGGGCCGTCGTCTTCGACCTCGACGGCCTGCTCGTGAACACCGAGGAACTCTACCAGCACGTCGGCAGCGAACTCCTGCGCCGGCGCGGCAGGACGTTCGGCCCCGACCTGCTCGATGCGATGATGGGACGGCCGCAGCAGGTCTCCCTGCGGATCATGATCGACTGGCACGGCCTGGCCGACACGATCGAGACGCTGGCCGCCGAGACGCGGGAGATCTTCGCCGGCCTCCTCGACACGCGGCTGGAGACGATGCCGGGGGCGGTGCCGCTGTTGGACGATCTCTCCGCCCGCGGCCTGCCGCATGCCGTCGCCACGAGCAGCGGCCCCGACTTCGCCGCTGACGTGCTCGGCAGGGTGGGAATTCGCGACCGCTTCGCCTTCGTGCTCACGAGCGCCGACGTCGTGCGCGGCAAGCCCGATCCGGAGATCTACCGCACCGCCGCCAGCCGCCTCGACGTCGCGCCGGATGCGATGCTCGTCCTCGAGGATTCCGAGGCCGGCTGCCGGGCCGCCGTGGCCGCCGGGGCGGTGGTGGTGGCGGTGCCGGGGGGCCACAGCCGGCGGCACGATTTCAGCGGCGCTGCGTTCGTGGCCGCGTCGCTCGCCGACCCGCGGGTCGGTGCCCTGCTGGAGTGCTGA
- a CDS encoding methylisocitrate lyase, with amino-acid sequence MPAEPTDSPHAGPPAPCGPATSAGGGRLRRAATEETLGIVGAPFALAAKLVERSGFDAIYLSGAAFSAGTLGVPDIGLFTREQLVDQTRILARATTLPLVVDADTGFGDVAETVRLLEAAGAAAIQIEDQPGADSTGAEPEGKRCGHLAGKQVIEPAAMCARIAAAAAGRRDPETVIIARTDARGVTGLDDCLRRLHAYREAGADWLFPEALASRDEFATVGRAFTAGDPPLLANMTEFGVSPLVSIPDLADLGFTAVLYPVTLLRLALKAMEAGLALLGSEGTQESLLDLMLTREELYDLIDYDPRHPERHRTGPAAARAALSGDSDR; translated from the coding sequence ATGCCCGCCGAGCCGACCGATTCACCCCACGCCGGGCCTCCGGCACCCTGCGGTCCCGCAACCAGCGCCGGCGGCGGCCGACTCCGGCGCGCGGCGACCGAGGAGACCCTCGGGATCGTCGGCGCGCCCTTCGCATTGGCCGCGAAACTCGTCGAGCGTTCCGGCTTCGATGCAATCTATCTTTCCGGCGCGGCGTTCTCAGCCGGCACGCTCGGTGTCCCCGACATCGGGCTCTTCACGCGCGAGCAGCTCGTCGATCAGACGCGGATCCTCGCCCGGGCCACGACGCTGCCGCTGGTCGTGGACGCCGACACGGGGTTCGGCGACGTGGCCGAGACCGTCCGGCTCCTCGAGGCGGCCGGCGCCGCGGCGATCCAGATCGAGGATCAGCCGGGAGCGGACTCCACCGGCGCCGAGCCGGAAGGCAAGCGCTGCGGGCATCTGGCCGGCAAACAGGTGATCGAGCCGGCGGCGATGTGCGCGCGGATCGCCGCCGCGGCGGCCGGTCGGCGCGACCCCGAGACGGTGATCATCGCCCGCACCGACGCCCGTGGCGTCACCGGCCTCGACGACTGCCTGCGTCGGCTTCACGCCTACCGCGAGGCGGGGGCCGACTGGCTGTTTCCCGAGGCGCTCGCCAGCCGTGACGAATTCGCCACGGTCGGCCGGGCGTTCACCGCCGGCGACCCGCCGTTGCTTGCGAACATGACCGAGTTCGGCGTCAGCCCGCTGGTGTCGATCCCCGACCTCGCCGACCTCGGCTTCACGGCGGTGCTCTATCCGGTGACGCTGCTGCGGCTGGCGCTGAAGGCGATGGAGGCCGGGCTCGCCCTGCTGGGATCGGAGGGAACGCAGGAAAGCCTGCTCGACCTGATGCTCACGCGCGAGGAACTCTACGACCTGATCGACTACGACCCGCGACACCCCGAGCGGCATCGCACCGGCCCGGCGGCCGCCCGCGCGGCACTCTCCGGAGACTCTGATCGATGA
- the prpC2 gene encoding 2-methylcitrate synthase 2 translates to MTAPTPAASPDPARGLAGVVAGRTAICSLEGTLRYRGYDIEPLAAAADFEDVAFLLLHGELPSRAEHAAFRGRLEEAAAGLDPAVIEALGRLAAASPQSSPMDALRTGISMLGLVERDDTPPPRPLLLRQAERLIGQTPALLAAWMDLAAGRPVARWPGGPIAAALLERLTGRRPTPAQTRGFGATLVFYAEHEFNASTFAARTVASTGADMHSAITAAIGALKGPLHGGANEKVLEVLGAIGSPERASAWLEGEFAARRVVMGFGHRVYKDGDVRAKLLGALCRDMVRGSDGEPLEALAATVERLMLERKGLKPNLDWPAARVYHALGLPVKVFTPIFVVARMSGWTAHVVEQIGDNRLIRPLSQYCGPAPREHVPLDARP, encoded by the coding sequence ATGACCGCGCCCACTCCTGCCGCCTCCCCCGATCCGGCCCGTGGACTGGCCGGCGTCGTCGCGGGACGGACCGCGATCTGCTCCCTGGAGGGGACGCTCCGCTACCGTGGCTACGACATCGAGCCGCTGGCGGCCGCCGCCGACTTCGAGGACGTCGCCTTCCTGCTCCTGCATGGCGAACTGCCGTCCCGGGCCGAGCATGCCGCCTTTCGCGGCCGGCTCGAGGAGGCCGCGGCCGGGCTCGACCCCGCGGTCATCGAGGCCCTTGGCCGGCTGGCTGCCGCGAGCCCCCAGTCGTCCCCCATGGACGCCCTGCGCACCGGCATCAGCATGCTCGGTCTCGTCGAGCGCGACGACACGCCCCCGCCCCGTCCCCTCCTGCTCCGCCAGGCGGAGCGGCTCATCGGCCAGACGCCCGCCCTGCTCGCGGCCTGGATGGACCTCGCCGCCGGCCGGCCGGTGGCACGCTGGCCTGGCGGGCCGATCGCGGCGGCGCTGCTCGAGCGGCTCACCGGCCGGCGGCCGACGCCCGCGCAGACGCGGGGCTTCGGCGCGACGCTCGTGTTCTACGCCGAGCACGAGTTCAACGCCTCGACGTTCGCCGCCCGGACGGTGGCCTCGACCGGGGCCGACATGCACTCGGCGATCACGGCCGCGATCGGCGCCCTCAAGGGGCCGCTCCACGGCGGCGCCAACGAAAAGGTCCTCGAAGTGCTCGGCGCGATCGGCAGCCCCGAACGGGCGTCGGCATGGCTGGAGGGGGAGTTCGCGGCCCGCCGGGTGGTGATGGGGTTCGGCCACCGTGTCTACAAGGATGGCGACGTGCGGGCGAAACTCCTCGGCGCGCTGTGCCGAGACATGGTCCGCGGCAGCGACGGCGAGCCCCTCGAGGCGCTCGCCGCGACCGTCGAGCGGCTGATGCTCGAACGCAAGGGGCTGAAGCCGAACCTCGACTGGCCGGCCGCGCGGGTCTACCACGCGCTCGGCCTGCCGGTGAAGGTGTTCACACCGATCTTCGTGGTCGCCCGGATGAGCGGCTGGACGGCGCACGTCGTCGAGCAGATCGGCGACAACCGGCTCATCCGGCCGCTGTCGCAGTACTGCGGCCCGGCACCGCGCGAGCACGTGCCGCTCGACGCCCGGCCCTGA
- a CDS encoding DUF4432 domain-containing protein, translating to MSCQTLQLITSHRSASFSVADRVDVAVGPLAVRTRRLAGGRRDGVLVVELKAGATSVFILPDRGLGIWKMIAGDVELGWQSPVQGPVHPRFVPLGEPSGIGWLDGFDELVARCGLVSNGPPDFDAAGRLRHGLHGRIANLPAHHLDVTLDESRGTITLSGAVDETRFLVHALRMTTSLTLHADRQRVTWTDTVRNLSDRPATMQMLYHVNFGPPLLGPGAEVVAPIAELAPRDDAAAADVPMWNRFDAPQAGRGEDVHFARLRPDAEGMAAALLVAPERRHGAVLSWRADTLPCFTLWKNQGGLADGYVTGLEPGTNYPNPRSVEERHGRVVPLAPNQSVRFDLALEHVTEDALTAARERLTPAETPRIFAAPRPEWG from the coding sequence ATGTCGTGCCAGACGTTGCAGTTGATCACCTCCCATCGCAGCGCCTCGTTTTCAGTCGCCGACCGGGTGGATGTCGCGGTCGGCCCGCTGGCGGTCCGCACCCGTCGGCTGGCGGGGGGACGGCGGGACGGCGTGCTCGTGGTGGAGTTGAAGGCTGGAGCGACGAGCGTCTTCATCCTGCCCGATCGCGGGCTGGGCATCTGGAAGATGATCGCGGGCGACGTCGAACTGGGCTGGCAGTCGCCGGTGCAGGGACCGGTCCATCCGCGATTCGTGCCCCTCGGCGAGCCGTCCGGCATCGGCTGGCTCGACGGCTTCGACGAACTGGTCGCCCGCTGCGGCCTGGTGAGCAACGGGCCGCCCGACTTCGATGCCGCGGGTCGGCTGCGGCACGGCCTCCACGGCCGGATAGCCAACCTGCCGGCGCACCATCTCGACGTCACCCTCGACGAGTCCCGGGGCACGATCACGCTCTCCGGCGCCGTGGACGAGACCCGCTTCCTCGTGCACGCCCTGCGCATGACGACGTCGCTGACGCTGCACGCCGATCGGCAGCGCGTGACGTGGACCGACACCGTCCGCAACCTCTCCGACCGACCTGCCACGATGCAGATGCTGTACCACGTCAACTTCGGGCCCCCTCTGCTCGGGCCGGGGGCCGAGGTCGTGGCCCCGATCGCGGAACTCGCCCCGCGCGACGACGCCGCGGCCGCCGACGTGCCGATGTGGAACCGGTTCGATGCCCCGCAGGCTGGCCGCGGCGAGGATGTCCATTTCGCCAGGCTGCGGCCCGATGCGGAAGGCATGGCCGCGGCCCTGCTCGTCGCACCGGAGCGGCGGCACGGCGCGGTCCTGTCGTGGCGGGCCGACACGCTCCCTTGCTTCACCCTCTGGAAAAACCAGGGGGGGCTGGCCGACGGCTATGTGACGGGGCTCGAACCGGGAACGAACTATCCCAATCCGCGTTCCGTCGAGGAACGACACGGCCGCGTCGTGCCGTTGGCCCCCAACCAGAGCGTGCGGTTCGACCTCGCGCTTGAGCACGTCACGGAGGACGCACTGACGGCCGCCCGGGAACGGCTGACGCCGGCTGAAACGCCGCGAATCTTCGCGGCCCCGCGGCCGGAGTGGGGCTGA
- the glmU gene encoding UDP-N-acetylglucosamine pyrophosphorylase, which yields MSVKQADAGVVGGPIAVVLAAGRGTRMGSDLPKVVFEAAGKPLVRWVIDALAAAGIRDTIVVVGHRADVVEAALAGLPGLSFALQREQRGTGDAVRAAAGLIEARLRDTPPGVSRPVVIVCGDSPMLRPASVTGLLAEFSQRRAACLLGTAITGDAAGLGRIVRGPDGRFHSIVEERDATLAEKAIREVNMSTYIFEAGDLLAALARLDDVNAAGEYYLTDCPGLLLAAGKVVDAVTCLDASETLSVNTPEQLAEVAAALAARPAAAGTAAANGI from the coding sequence ATGAGCGTCAAGCAGGCGGACGCGGGGGTGGTCGGCGGCCCGATCGCGGTCGTTCTCGCCGCCGGCCGGGGAACACGGATGGGGAGTGATCTTCCCAAGGTCGTCTTCGAGGCCGCCGGCAAGCCCCTGGTGCGCTGGGTGATCGATGCCCTGGCTGCGGCCGGGATCCGCGACACGATCGTCGTCGTCGGCCACCGCGCGGATGTGGTTGAAGCCGCTCTCGCCGGCCTCCCCGGACTGTCCTTCGCCTTGCAGCGGGAGCAGCGCGGCACCGGCGACGCGGTCCGGGCCGCGGCCGGCCTGATCGAAGCCCGGCTGCGGGACACGCCGCCGGGCGTGTCCCGGCCCGTCGTCATCGTCTGCGGCGACTCGCCGATGCTCCGGCCGGCGAGCGTCACGGGGCTGCTCGCAGAGTTCTCCCAACGCCGGGCCGCCTGCCTGCTGGGCACGGCGATCACCGGCGATGCCGCCGGCCTCGGCCGGATCGTCCGCGGGCCGGACGGCCGGTTTCACAGCATCGTCGAGGAACGGGACGCGACCCTTGCCGAGAAGGCAATCCGCGAGGTGAACATGAGCACCTACATCTTCGAGGCCGGCGACCTCCTCGCCGCCCTGGCCCGGCTCGACGACGTCAACGCGGCCGGCGAGTACTACCTGACCGACTGCCCGGGCCTGTTGCTGGCCGCCGGCAAGGTCGTGGATGCGGTCACCTGCCTCGATGCCTCGGAGACGCTGTCGGTGAACACGCCGGAGCAGTTGGCCGAGGTGGCCGCCGCCCTGGCGGCGCGGCCGGCCGCCGCCGGGACGGCCGCGGCGAACGGCATCTGA